CGTCCATCTCCACCATTGGCGTCTTGATCTTCTTGGTGGTCATTGGCAACTCGCGGGTCACCTCATAGGCCAAAAGCTGGCTGATCTCGCGAAGCAGACGGCGAAATTCGGCGGTCGAAGTCGCTTCGTCGCGCATAATCGTCAGCTTGTGCTGCACCAGCGGGTGATCAACGACGGTCAGATGGTCCATCAGATTTTCTCCAGTCTCTCGGCTACGGTTTTCTTTGTTTCGGCGTCACAGAAGGCCGCGTCAAGCGCCGTGGCATTCAATGCGCGGAAATCTTCTTCGGTCCAGCCAAACGCCTTTTCAAGCTCCTCGTACTCGCGACGCATGGTGGTGTGAAAGAATGGAGGATCATCGGTACTGACCGTGACTTTGACTCCTGCGTCCCGAAGCTTCTGGATCGGGTGACTGACAAAATCAGGAAACAGTCCCAAAACGACATTCGAACCGGGACAAACTTCAAGTGTGACCTGCCGCGCCGCCAGTTCTTTGACCAGATCGGGGTCTTCCATCGCACGTACACCGTGTCCGATCCGCTCGACATTCAGGTCCTTGATCGCGTCCCATACGCTCTCTGGTCCGCCAAACTCCCCCGCATGGGTGGTCAAACGCAAACCGGCTTCCTTGGCCTGCTCAAATGCATAGGAGAACGCGCCTTGGCTGAACTGGCCTTCGTCGCCGCCCATCCCAAATCCGGTGACGAAGTCACCCGCTGTTTCCGCTGCACACAATGACGAGGCGCGGGATTTCTCCGGCCCAAAGTGGCGCACCGCAGTGATCACGCCGCGCAACGTGATACCGTGCTTGGCTTCGGCCGCCGATGCCGCTTCCTCAATAGCCGCGAGGTATTCGCGCCATGCTCCGACATCGCCACCGCCACAGAAATCAGGGCTCAGGAAACTCTCGGTGTAAACCACCCCGTTCGCAGCGCTCTCTTCCAGAATAGCGGTTGTCAGCCGCGCGAACTCCTCAGGTCCGGTCAAAACGGAACTTGCCGCCTCATAAACGCTGAGAAAATGCACAAAGTTCTCGAACGCATATCCGCCATCCGCCGTGAAAACCTTGCTCAGGTCCACGTTCTTTTC
This genomic window from Shimia isoporae contains:
- a CDS encoding adenosine deaminase encodes the protein MSVADLPKVELHLHHEGAAPPAFIKQLAHEKNVDLSKVFTADGGYAFENFVHFLSVYEAASSVLTGPEEFARLTTAILEESAANGVVYTESFLSPDFCGGGDVGAWREYLAAIEEAASAAEAKHGITLRGVITAVRHFGPEKSRASSLCAAETAGDFVTGFGMGGDEGQFSQGAFSYAFEQAKEAGLRLTTHAGEFGGPESVWDAIKDLNVERIGHGVRAMEDPDLVKELAARQVTLEVCPGSNVVLGLFPDFVSHPIQKLRDAGVKVTVSTDDPPFFHTTMRREYEELEKAFGWTEEDFRALNATALDAAFCDAETKKTVAERLEKI